The following is a genomic window from Sphaeramia orbicularis unplaced genomic scaffold, fSphaOr1.1, whole genome shotgun sequence.
cagataaataaGAACTAAAGTATAAAAACATACGAGCATGTTTAAAAACTTGGTTCTTGAgaattgtgggggggggggcattagacAGCCCCTGttgggtgggggagggggggcattAGACAGCTCCTGTGGGGTGGTggagtgtgggggggtggggcatTAGACAGCCCCTGttgggtgggggagggggggcattAGACAGCTCCTGTGGGGtggtggggtgtgggggggtggggcatTAGACAGCCCCTGttgggtgggggagggggggcattAGACAGCTCCtgttgggtggggtggggggcattaGACAGCCCCtgttgggtggggggggggggcattagacAGCCCCTGTTGGGTGGTGGGGTGGGGTGCATTAGACAGCTCCtgttgggtggggtggggtggggtggggggggcattagACAGCCCCTGTTGGGTGGTGGGGTGGGGTGCATTAGACAGCTCCtgttgggtggggtggggtgggggggcattagACAGCTCctgtggggtgtgggggggtgggccATTAGACAGCCCATgttgggtggggggggcagtAGACAGCCCCTGCTGGGTGGGGGGGCATTAGACAGCCCctgttggggtgggggtggggcaatAGCTAACTTAACTACTCAGTCAGTTCGTCTTCCAGTAGCTGTACAACACAGACATTCTGTCGAGCTGAAAGCAAATATACAACTGACAAAGGCTTGTTTAGTGCGCCGTACTGTTATGAGTCCGCCTGTAAAAGGCCAACAGAAGTGTTCATATTTCTATTTAAATGAGTCTTACCACAAACATCACCGTAATGTTGACAGCTCGCGGACCCATGACATCTCCATAACCACCGCTGACAAGTCGTTCTGACATGCGCATGAGGGACAATGTCGTCAAACGCAGTGAATTGTGGATCCTGTAGTTTTAGTAGTTTCCAAGTCCTTCTGGACATTATCGTCAGAATTTGTCAAAGACAAGTGTCAGTTAGACACTCTTCTGGTTGTGCTACATATGTACAAACAGAACTATTGATAAACATTAACTATACATGTCTTTATTAAAGGTACTCGTATCTTCTTCCTGCTTCTCGGGCGGATGTAACAGTAAATTCAATACAGTTGTCAAAATAAAGGCAGTATTTCACACacgagtaaaaataaaaacacaaagaagtATTTTGGCTGCACTCTGACTTTATCTCTGAAAAATTTTGGTGTAAACTATGTAAACTATTACGAGAATAACGCCGCTActacttgtgttttgtttttgtttttttttcttaggaaAACTTACAACTTTAgtcttatattattatataatacaaATGCCCAAGTCCTTCTTGTAAACGATTATGAGCCTATCTGTGAATTTGTTTCTTATGTTATTCACGGTAGGTTAGTTGTCTTTCGTGTTAGTGAAATTCACGTTTTTACAAGTTTTGACGCAAATGACGtacataatattttattttgaaacttACAAACGGAAATGACATACAGTGCTGGAGTGGAGAGTTGAGCAGCATGGATGGTACGGAGAAATGGGCAGAAATAGAGAGAGCAGCGTCGGAAAAGAGACGGGAGCTAGTTTTACAAGGTTCTGTCATCGATAAAAGAATAGGGTGTGCGGGAGGCCTCAGCCCTGCCGTCTATTCCCTCACACTGCTGAACTACCTGGAGGTGAGCCAGTGCCCCAGTCTGACACACATCCACCAGGACATCCGGCAGCTCACCAACCTCCAGAGCCTCATCCTCTGCAGGAACAAGCTCTCCGTTGTCCCCGAGGCCGTCGGAAGCTTGAGGTTCTTGAAGGTCCTGGATCTTTCAGTCAACAACCTGCGGCTTTTACCGGAAGGAATCACCCATCTGAGGGAGCTCAACACTCTCAATGTGAGCTGTAACAGCCTGGAGGTCCTGCCAGAAGGACTGAGCCGCTGCTCCAAGCTCTGCACCATCAACATGTCCAAGAACCTCCTCAGCAGCTTCCCCCCTGACCTCTGTTCAGAGCGGCTGGAGCTGCTCAGCACCCTGGAGGCCTCGGACAACTGCATAGAAGAGCTGAGTGCAGATGTGAGCAAGCTACCTGCTCTGAAGGTGAGTCCAGCTTCAGCCTGAAGCTGTtcatctacctgctctgaaggtgagtccagcttcagcctgaagctgttcatctaactgctctgaaggtgagtccagcttcagcctgaagctgttcatctacctgctctgaaggtgagtccagcttcagcctgaagctgttcatctaactgctctgaaggtgagtccagcttcagcctgaagctgttcatctacctgctctgaaggtgagtccagcttcagcctgaagctgttcatctaactgctctgaaggtgagtccagcttcagcctgaagctgttcatctacctgctctgaaggtgagtccagcttcagcctgaagctgttcatctacctgctctgaaggtgagtccagcttcagcctgaagctgttcatctaactgctctgaaggtgagtccagcttcagcctgaagctgttcatctacctgctctgaaggtgagtccagcttcagcctgaagctgttcatctaactgctctgaaggtgagtccagcttcagcctgaagctgttcatctacctgctctgaaggtgagtccagcttcagcctgaagctgttcatctaactgctctgaaggtgagtccagcttcagcctgaagctgttcatctacctgctctgaaggtgagtccagcttcagcctgaagctgttcatctaactgctctgaaggtgagtccagcttcagcctgaagctgttcatctacctgctctgaaggtgagtccagcttcagccggaagctgttcatctacctgctctgaaggtgagtccagcttcagcctgaagctgttcatctaactgctctgaaggtgagtccagcttcagcctgaagctgttcatctacctgctctgaaggtgagtccagcttcagcctgaagctgttcatctaactgctctgaaggtgagtccagcttcagcctgaagctgttcatctaactgctctgaaggtgagtccagcttcagcctgaagctgttcatctacctgctctgaaggtgagtccagcttcagcctgaagctgttcatctacctgctctgaaggtgagtccagcttcagcctgaagctgttcatctacctgctctgaaggtgagtccagcttcagcctgaagctgttcatctaactgctctgaaggtgagtccagcttcagcctgaagctgttcatctacctgctctgaaggtgagtccagcttcagcctgaagctgttcatctaactgctctgaaggtgagtccagcttcagcctgaagctgttcatctacctgctctgaaggtgagtccagcttcagcctgaagctgttcatctaactgctctgaaggtgagtccagcttcagcctgaagctgttcatctacctgctctgaaggtgagtccagcttcagcctgaagctgttcatctaactgctctgaaggtgagtccagcttcagcctgaagctgttcatctacctgctctgaaggtGAGTCCAGCTTCAGCCTGAAGCTGTCCATCTCATTCACGTGTTATCAGGAAGATGTTTCTTTCCTCTCGTCAGCTGGAAAtgaccagtgtgttgtgttcaagtgcttttgttgtcgtaccAAAATGGAACATGGCTGACAGTCTGTCCTGacagttttggacgtgttaattaATCAGCTGCggcatttttaatgtgtttttttctgtaaattgtGTGCTCTGTAAATGTGCAGactcatcagctaacagcagcagaatgctCAGAAAAGCGTTGTTAATCAGTTGTGATGACTTCCTCATCGCtgtgttgaaaagttcaaaggttattttcatctcggcaGTTTTTGTATccaattgtttttttcattaaatctttattcaaGAAGTTAAAATATACAATCAacgtatacaacaagaaaataacaagtttgccagggggaaggaTTATACAGTTGTAATACAACATCTAAATTAGAACAAATACTGAtagtttttatagcctttttgtttccagatttatctaaaggctttaaataaagttcaacatctttcaaaaaataaataaatatttggttttgtgttacagaacttacatttttgaataaaaagttttgcaagtaagagaaataaattaatcataaaaaaagggatttttttttttcctttataggggtatctgtaaaaacaaaataatacatttttccacGATGTTACAAAGTCTCTTTGACAAAGTCTCTGAAATAATTAATCTGAAGTCTCTCCACAGTTTGTTGGTGCATGAACAGTGCAGCACAGTGTGTGGATGGTCCCCACAAAAAGAacagtttgtttgtcttttttgaaTTTCAACATGTCGTGGTTAGCAGGCCAATATTTAAGAATAATTCTGAAGCATACTTCTTTAACCTTGTTGGTGATGAGGTATTTCTGGGTAATAATCCAAACTTTGTATCCaacattttttcacttttctaGAGGAAAAACAACATGAGGGGGCGTCCATGTGCAATTTTCGAGTTTGTAACtaatatttaccataattcccattgcACATGAAGGCAGGATAACCATAGACtgacaaatttacaacaaaaataACAAGCTCAGGGTTGTGTAGTAAAACAGTGGAAATGCCTTTAAAATGCTCTGTGGTGATCTTTTACTAAATGCCAAATCCTGtgattgtgtttgttttgttgttctgtcattcggaccgcttgtatctgggatcttgtcctttcagtccggacccaaagctcatgatcataggtgagggtaggaacgtagatggaCCGGTGAATCCACAGCTTCGCccttcggctcagctccttcttacCACagccgaccgatacagcgactgcatcactgcagccgCTGCACCGATCTGCCGTTCagtctcacactccatccttccctcattcGTGGATGAGAccctgagatacttaaactcctccacttggggtgAGGACTCCCCACCCACCCAGAGAGGGCACACCACCTTTTTCCGGtggagaaccatggcctcagatttggattTGGTGAAAGGTGATATACTTTTTTAATGTCAGATTCACTAATTCAAAGAGTCGCTGTCCTTTGTACATGTTTCCTCAGGTACTGGACTTGTCCAACAACAAGCTCCATGAGCTCCCCCCAAGCCTGAGCGACTGCCCCAAACTAAAGGAGATCAATTTCAAAGGCAACAAGCTAAGTGACAAGCGCCTGGAGAAGATGGTCAGCGGCTGCCAGACCAAATCCATCCTGGACTACCTTCGAGGAAAAGCCCGACAAGCAGAGGAGGGAGGCAAGGCGGACGGAGGGCGCGCTGcagacaagaagaagaagcagcagcagaagaagaagagggacaaGGTGGCAGATGAacaggaagaggtggaggagctGAACAAGATGGTTGTGAGGGTCCTCCATGTTTCAGAAGCTCCCACAGCGCTCACAGTCCAAGTGAGCGCAGAGGTGAAGGATGTTCGGCCTTACTTGGTGTGCTGTGTGGTTCGGGGCATGAACCTTAAGCCTGGGAATGCTCTGAAACGGTTCCTGATGGCTCAGGTGAGGTCTAACTGCGAACCAGACTTAGATACAGagttatgcctgtaaataataaccTGTCGTATTTTCAGACACAGCTTCATGAAGACATTTGTGGTAAAAGAACCACTGCAACCATTGCGACTCACGATGTGGAGCTTCTCAAAGGTCCCCTGACTTACAGCGTTAAACCACCAACCCAGCTGAAGGTAGGCTCATCCAAACTGTTTGAATTCActtattatttattacaaaaccggaccactaaagggtccagtccggcccctgaggtgaatttgtgaaatgcaaaaattacactgaagttattaacaatcaaggatgttaattatattaaagttcaggttccacatacagaccaattcaatcttaagtgtGTCAGACTATTATAATAACTTAGAAAGAATaacaacctcttttttttttcttttagtgcaaaaaaagtaaacttacatgaaaatgtctacatttgcAAACTGTCCATTCACAAAAAGGGAATAACATTAACAACCACGTACAACCTGATATATCTCAAGAAAACGACCTGTTCttaaatgtatttgtagatccactgtgatctataagttgtcatgtacatgtgtaaatgataaaccgaggcatcgtattgttaaaattgcactgatttttcattattcatcattatttcactttttttaaagaattttttgtagatgtaaagattGTCATAATTCAATTTAGTGATCTGATCCTCTTGaggtcagattgggctgaatgtggcccctgaactaaaacaagtttgacaccacTGGCTTAGTACATCCCATGGAAAATAGTAGTTACCTGATGCAATTCCAGTTCTGTGAGTATTTGTGGGAAAAGTTTGTAACAGAAACTCTTTTGTTGTACCAATGGGAAAAGGAATATTTCCCCCTTTTCCTCTGACAGCATCTGCTCAGCTCTCCTGGATTTGAGCCAGTTTAGCTCAGTTTTGGCAGTAGGCTGCATTTAAGCCTCAAGTATAGCACTCCCTCAGTGTAGCTGGTCAGCACAGGGATACATCAGAAGCTATTGTGATTCCATCTGCAAAACAGTGCAACAATGTAGAAAGATGAAATCAAAATGTAGTGctattttaacattatttcagaTAAGAATATAGTTCAGACTGAAATCTGTTGTTAATCTGAACTGCTATCAGCCACTATAACAGCCATATTCCACTAAAACCAGTGGGCCTTTAGAAATGAATTCAATAATTAATCATCCAACCGCTAATcacataacaacaacaaaaaaaaaaaacagcagcaaaagGATGGAAACTGACAGTTTTGATTTCACTTTGCTTCAGTGGTTACCTAATTGAAGAAAACTAATAATTAACTAAACCCTCTACAAACATTTCAAACCTCTTAAATATACCTTTTCCAGACACAGATGTCGTTTTAGAAATCTGTGAAAGGGACATCTCTCCCATCATAGCGTCTGTCTTTCTCGGATCTCTGCCTTCATTTTACATTGTTGTGGACAACAAACTGTATCCGttatcaaacacacacatctacatTTAATGCGGTGAATGTGTTTGTCAGATCGTGCCACTTGGTCGGAAGGAAATGTCGGCAGTGGAGTTGATGAGACACCTTCAGCTGGAGGCCAGTGAGCTAAGGAAGCAGAAGAAGAGGCAGAACGTTACTGGACTTCACAAGTCAGTGTC
Proteins encoded in this region:
- the LOC115416442 gene encoding leucine-rich repeat-containing protein 47-like, which encodes MDGTEKWAEIERAASEKRRELVLQGSVIDKRIGCAGGLSPAVYSLTLLNYLEVSQCPSLTHIHQDIRQLTNLQSLILCRNKLSVVPEAVGSLRFLKVLDLSVNNLRLLPEGITHLRELNTLNVSCNSLEVLPEGLSRCSKLCTINMSKNLLSSFPPDLCSERLELLSTLEASDNCIEELSADVSKLPALKVLDLSNNKLHELPPSLSDCPKLKEINFKGNKLSDKRLEKMVSGCQTKSILDYLRGKARQAEEGGKADGGRAADKKKKQQQKKKRDKVADEQEEVEELNKMVVRVLHVSEAPTALTVQVSAEVKDVRPYLVCCVVRGMNLKPGNALKRFLMAQTQLHEDICGKRTTATIATHDVELLKGPLTYSVKPPTQLKIVPLGRKEMSAVELMRHLQLEASELRKQKKRQNVTGLHKYLQLLQGKDLYPCLVDAEGHVISFPPITNSEKTKIRKTTKELFLEVTSSTSLQICKDVMDTLIVKMAELNKFTAENQEEAGSDREGDGAPEPEGGHASSELIVQQVRTVDQDGNLKVVYPSKTDLTKDISNLMVVW